From a single Populus trichocarpa isolate Nisqually-1 chromosome 17, P.trichocarpa_v4.1, whole genome shotgun sequence genomic region:
- the LOC7467888 gene encoding expansin-A23, translating into MALLGVARSDQISFGEKIDSSWYDAHATFYGDIKGGQTMMGACGYGDLFKQGYGLQTAALSTALFNNGQTCGACFELKCVNDPQWCKNHAGTIKITATNLCPPNYGASNAWCNPPQQHFDLSMPMFLTIAEYRAGIVPVKYRRILCSKEGGVKFDIHGNPYWMLVLVRNVAGAGEVINVRIKGSQTRWIQMSRNWGQNWQTGTDLVGQSLSFLVTTSDYKRLYFNDVAGADWSFGQAYDGKKFSSQGWSPLKSSWHI; encoded by the exons ATGGCACTTCTGGGAGTGGCTAGGAGTGACCAAATTAGCTTTGGTGAAAAAATAGACAGTTCATGGTATGATGCACATGCAACTTTTTATGGGGACATAAAAGGAGGACAGACAATGA TGGGAGCTTGTGGCTATGGCGATCTCTTCAAACAAGGGTATGGACTTCAAACAGCAGCCTTAAGCACAGCACTCTTCAACAATGGACAAACCTGTGGTGCTTGCTTTGAACTCAAGTGTGTGAATGATCCACAATGGTGCAAAAACCATGCTGGCACCATCAAAATCACAGCAACCAATTTATGCCCTCCCAATTACGGAGCTTCCAATGCTTGGTGCAACCCACCACAGCAACATTTTGATCTATCGATGCCCATGTTTCTAACGATCGCAGAATATAGAGCAGGGATTGTCCCTGTTAAGTATCGCAGAATCTTGTGTTCCAAGGAAGGAGGGGTTAAGTTTGACATTCATGGCAATCCCTATTGGATGCTTGTGTTAGTGCGCAATGTTGCAGGGGCTGGTGAAGTTATTAATGTCAGGATTAAGGGCTCACAAACTCGTTGGATACAGATGTCAAGAAACTGGGGACAGAACTGGCAGACCGGGACTGATCTCGTTGGACAAAGCTTGTCATTCCTAGTTACTACAAGTGACTACAAGAGATTATACTTTAATGATGTTGCCGGAGCTGACTGGAGTTTTGGACAAGCTTACGATGggaaaa aatttTCTAGTCAAGGTTGGTCACCTCTCAAGTCGAGTTGGCATATTTAA